The window AAAGCCATTGTCAAAGACCACAAATAGAGGAGTGCATGGTAAAAAAGAAGATCATATGTCATTGTTTTAATGTAACTAATAGATTTTCAAgctttaaaattatatagttgcaagaaaaagataaataatgaaaaaaataaactgAGAATACCTGGACATAATCGCTATAGACCTCGGACTTAATTAGGTTATCAGCCACAATGCAAAAAATTCCAGTCTGCCAGTACAAGAAAGTAACATTAACTACTGCCATggtaataaaataagtaatctTCTCATTAATTAGACCATTACAGGCTTTACAGCAACTTGAAAACCATAAAGCAAACATTTTGACAGAATTAACCCCAAGACTAACTGGCTGATTAAGAAACTAATAAGTGATACTAGACATAATACCAGGCTTTGTTTCTTAATAGGCTTTGTTTGATGTGAGTTGTTTgggattattttcaaataacccacattaATTTaatcatcattcaaatcatcataaaaaaatactctatatttataaaatatatatatttatacacctaataattttttactcaaataatcCCAAATAACTTGATTTTTCACAACCTACATCAaatgggattatttgaaaataacacctagttattcaaataaccctttgaTTATTGCATTTTGATGTTTGTATAGTCTCAGACTGTTTGATTAACTTATGACAAAAGATGCCATAACTTAGTATTTTTTTTGTCGGATGTAACTctgtaatttttgttttgtttgaatgtaGGAAGTTAGCATAACTCCCACATTCATGACTTTCACTTTAAGGCGAGATGTATCTCTGTAATATTACTGCAATCTTCTCATAATGCagtttaatgaaatggtttcaTCCCTTACAAAaatggttattcaaataaacccagatcaaacaaggcctaaaatTTGAGCAGGGAACTGATGAATAAAATTCCAGTAAAGATACAAAGTAACCTAAATTGTAAAAATACCCAGGAAGGGGATGAGAAAACAGAACCTTGCCAACTCCAAAATTCACATTTTCTCTATTGATCttggtattttttttctttcaggtatgcaacaatttcattaattggattaaaacaatttcattaatcCAACATTTCCTCTATTGACCTTGGTATTATTTATAGAGCTCTCTGGATTATTAAGGTCTGTTGGGATTGCTAAATAGTGGGACTTCAATTTTTTCTAAGCCCTCATATTTTTATTAGCCTTCATTAACCCTTATCACATCCTCCtccttttatcattttatctCTTCTGTAATACATCTAATCTATTTCTACTTATCTAACCTAAGTACATCAGGGATTCAGGAACCTAATTGTAATTTGAATGAGAACCACCCTCTTACACCTCTTAAAATACATAATTAGTCTTCCTCTCGGATTTGAACCTTATGACAAAGGTTCTGAAGACATAAATTTTAATGTGTAGCAATACTTGAACTTAGGTAATATGAGCTTGGTAAACATACATGAAGGCAAGCATCATGACAACTAGAGTAATTCAAACAAAGATGAGTATTCAAGACTGTGGAAATCCAACCCAGACCCTCATGGATGAGTCAAtgttcttttataaattttgctTGTATCCTTACTTCCTCATGCAATggaaaattataacaaaataaattctttACTAACTTTTGTATCCCATTAAGAGAGATGAGCACTTACACAACCAGGAACAGAAGCAGTACCAGCATGAGGTCCTCCTAGtgatataaatgtttttacctATTCCATGAAAGAGAGATTCCTAAGAATCTTACGAGAGATTGTTTGAGAGTTGAACTGATGAATACTTACAGGGGGTGCACCGTCACAATACTGTATAACACCTCTGGCTATCAAGTTTCCCTGAGTAGAaggaaattttttaaatatcataaacACTAAAGAAATCATATCCTTCAACATACATGAAAATGGAGTTATGTCCAGCATTTAGATAAGAACAAAACAAAGTgtaaaagaagataaattatatattcacgataaaaataagaattgtgATTCAATCACACCTGAGAAAGACCAACTATGTTGTAACCAGCCTTGAGTTCTACCATTTTTTTGATCTGCAGAATCACATCAAAATATCATGATTATAAATGTTAAACTTACAAATTGAGTCAGTGAGTAATTTAAGGCAACAAGACTGAATACTTGCCTTTTCACAAACTTCTGCAACCTGTGATAAATATTGCACCATCCAATTgaaagttgaattatgaatgCACTTAGAAgataatgagaaaaataaataaaaaaaactactgTTTATGTCCTACCTGCACCTCCAGGGGCCTAAACCAGGAATCCCATAAGCCATCTCCAACTTCTCTATAACAAGGAACATTACTGTTAGGTaaacagaagaaaaaaaactcatGTACAATTGAAACAAAATCCATATTCCTCACAAGGCAGAAGATACTATCTCTACTTTCAAACAATAATAGTACGAAGGTAAGAAGTGAAGGCTGGACCTTAAAAAAGAAGTTTGTCTAATAGCTTACTTTTATTGCAACTGACGCTTCATACACCTTTGGCTATGTTTAGTCATgttaattatcataaaattgACGTTCTTAATTCATGTTTTAACTCATCTACAAAAGTATAAATGATACATAAAAATGTGAACTGACCACGTGCAGTATAGGAATAATATATAGTAAACTATAGTGTGTAACGGCGATAAGATCAACAAGCAGTAAAGAGAAGTTATTCACATAATATAATGCAGCATCACTCATAAATCCCTATTGATCATACATGCAATATCCTTTATAAGAGGACCACTTGCTCAGTTTATGGGTAAGCTTTATCATTTCTGGACTGATGCATTGATCTCCAAGCCCTGCGATATCAAGACGCTCGAAGTCAAGCATTTGTAGAACGAATATTGACTAGTGAAAAGGCACCATAAAATCGATAGATGTAATGTATCACGAAATATTGAAAACAGTGAGTAAATAGAGAAGTAAATCCCGAGAAATTAATCAATTCACTTATAAAATGCTAAACGAATGTAGAAAATCTTCAAACGCAATAAAGTCGTGTACAATCAAAGAATATAACTGCTCAGCTAGGTCAAGTGGAAACTATATCTAACTTACCATTCTTTCCACTAAGCTGGACAGAACAACGAACAGAATTTTGTACCACCACAAACAGTAATAATGCTAAGGAAAATTTTCACTAGAAAGACAGGTTTACTGTAAATGAGACTCTCATCAGACGAATAAGGATATACGATCCTCAATTAGTATTGTTAACTTCATCTACAGAGAACGTTAATTAGTAATAACTACCTAAAATCTAAGTAGCCTTCCCTCTGATGATATGTTAGAGATTTACTATGAAATTTGAGTGAAATCATGATTATAAAATCAATAGAAGCATACTCGCATCAGAGAACCTATATTAACATTCTATTCTTCAACTGAACACTTGAAAGTTCAAACGCAGATATGTAATTATGTCAGAATTTATCTGTAAACGCCTATCTATATGCAGCGATTACCATGGAACACAACGAACGGTAACGCGGTTGAAATCGAGACGAAGCTGGAAGCAACAACTAAAATTAGCAGCGCGGTGATAATCAGAGATGGTGAGAAATGGCGAGCCATGAGAGTTTCAAAAGccagttcttcttcttcttcttcttcttcttgctgATGAGAAGCAAGAACGTTTCTCCGGAAGCTTTTTCCGACGATCAGTTCCCGGAATCGGATGTCAGTGCTTACAACTCTGCCAGTTCCGTCTATTTGAAGTCTGGAAATTGAACTGTCCAAATATGGAGAAACTTTAGATAAAATATCATACAGATCCTTCAACTTCCTTCCATATGTTCTATCAAATCCCTCAAACTCTTATCATTGAGAATTCATCATTATTActtctataattatattttcatcttGTATTATTAACGTAACAAATCATGTGATTAGGTTATGCTTTGtctatcttaattattattcttttaaatttataattttacattcaTATTACCTGTATCATTTATATTCAcgtatcatatatatttttttaataaaagacttgTGACTTTGTAAAGAAGCCTTAGAATATCTTCATTTTTAATGGGATACAACAATAAATGTTGTCGACCTTTAGGTCAAATTGATTAATGGAGTTCTAACAACAACATCGCGAACGACTGAAAATCAATTCTCTTTATCATGTGCATGACGATCTCAAAATAAAGAAATAGAAAGAATCTTCGAAAAGAAAAATTACAAGTTATAAGTATGATTGTCACAAATGATTCATGTTACACGTTtgtttcaaatttgaaataaaggGCTTGAACGTGATGATAACTTTTAATtggcatttaaaatttttacgttattgttttattttttttctattatcttTGTAACGTTTTTATGCAtcttgtgttttattttttagaaaatgacatttttatagaaaaatatatatttttaatataaagataaattaatataacaaatCTCATGTAAAGACTTGTAACTTAATAAGCttcaatgatttaaaaaaagaaaatctcATAAATAATTTGTGGGTACTTacatatcttttaaatattaaaatttttattaatacaaaaaatacaagaaagTTAACACTATCTCCCAAatcatcatttttaatttaagacaattgagaatgaattgaatttgaaaattttgatttattggataaaactttaaatttatgtaaaaattaCCATTGAAAGAATCATTCATTCCGATTTATTAaccattttcttaatttttcaactaaacattaataattagatCTGTGTTTGAAACAATTGTATGATCTGTTTTTATATATagtcattttcaaataatcatagTTCAGTGCCCAATGTTAGAAGTGATAAGGGTAGAAATACAAAAATGTTATGATTCCAAGGACCAAATTAATCTCCAAGAAACtgcaatatattttttattgataaaatgaaAGTCCAAATGTTGAAATCAAATGAGCAGGCATGGGAAATTTCCtgatttttgtaaaaattaaataaaagatattagaGATGATAATCTTGTTCTCATGTGACTCATGTCACCCCAATATATTGATTGCAATGACAATAAtcaataatacaataatatatagtaCTAATCCACTAACAATGACAAACATTGTTTCGCTTGTATCCTTTAATTTCAAAATCCTTTTGTCTTTTACCATATAatcatttcataaaataaaagtaatcaACACTCATCAATAACACTATATAATGATTcctatttgaaaatgatttttttttgtttcttatatTAGCACAtaaatagatataatatattattgtttgaattgatttaactagtttaataaataataataaacgtTTCTATATTAGAAACTTATAGAATATTGaaccacaaaaattattttcaaacatgaTCAATAGACCTTTCTTAATTTATGAAACtccaaataaattattccaCTCTTGTCCTCACCCAACAATTGGGTAAGTTCCTTCTTTATAGCTCCCCTAATatgcttttatttatttctaaatagttataatatatattttaggtcCACAATTCTATCTCGAAGCGATTTAAATGAAAGCGGGTAGTCATGAGTGGTAGGTGTAAGGCTAGTtcttcttatttaaattttttttttttaaaaaaaagttaaaatataattaacttatatctaatattttaaattgtaattgaacgggtcaatttttttttagaaaaaaaatgtgaaaagaaaagttaaaaataCATTTCCTTCAATGAGTTTGTTTAGTAccagataatataatatttatcttaccatcactcaaatttgagttagtgttttattttattcaatacgATATTTTACTTAGtcaaactaaattttttatttcgaaTTTTTGTGATATGAAAAATTACTCCAAATCTTCGGTAAGTCATTTATTGCTCATATCTTCTGATTGTGttgatgatatttttttcttattcgtCCCCCTTTTAACAGTAAAATAGACtaaattattgaatttgaaGTTGTTTTTCCTATTTTCAATATTGAGTTATTAGATTTGATCTTTAATATGAAGACCCTCTTATAGGTATTCCTCCATAATTTGTACGTTTTTTTACTATTTCGaccatatatgtagatgataaattataattttttaccaATCATTGACTGATAATAATTTCAACCATagcttataatatataatatttggtagagattaTTCTAATATCGTTTCATTAGTTCATTCAGTTTACCCTACTTCAACCCTCATCGTTTAAGAACTTAAATGAATTCGTTCTTTAGGTGACTCTCAACAAATTGTTTGATGGTAGAATTTTGTATATTggaaatttcaattttataatctacatcatcaattatttgtattaattttgtaattttttttattaattaattttatatatagaatttccaattattattttttataaaaataaaaatagtaattgAACCTCCCTTATAATTTAATGTAATGTATTaagtaaaaattgaattatttttttttcttattttagttgtatttcTTAGCACGTGCTATactaatgaattaataaaataatatattaattattaaaaaacacactATAACTAAAATGGCAATAATAGTTTCTAAACAAAGATAATaatttggaaataaacattttttttgtacattctttttttaatccaaacattattttatttatacttttattaattattgtacaAATCTGAGGCGACGCATCCAATATGAGCAACATATGCGCATTCCATACAACGGTAAACCGGATGGTTTGGAACCCTTCGTTGTTCGCAAGCATCGCAATAATATTCTCCACTTTCATCTTCAACGTAAGAATGAACAAACCCTAGCTCATGGTAGTGACGAGAATACGCAGCTTTAGACGGAAGAGCGCACCAGACGCAGAAGCTCACGTCGCATAGTCCGCAGTGGAGATACGGAGAGC is drawn from Impatiens glandulifera chromosome 3, dImpGla2.1, whole genome shotgun sequence and contains these coding sequences:
- the LOC124931043 gene encoding palmitoyl-protein thioesterase 1-like, with protein sequence MARHFSPSLIITALLILVVASSFVSISTALPFVVFHGLGDQCISPEMIKLTHKLSKWSSYKGYCIEVGDGLWDSWFRPLEVQVAEVCEKIKKMVELKAGYNIVGLSQGNLIARGVIQYCDGAPPVKTFISLGGPHAGTASVPGCTGIFCIVADNLIKSEVYSDYVQTHLAPSGYVKLPNDIPSYLKKCRFLPKLNNELPHARNVTYKQRFSSLESLVLIMFEDDAVLIPKETAWFGYYPNGAFTPVLSPRKTELYTQDWIGLKTLDKAGKVKFLKIDDDHLSLDNRNMKKYIVPYLSGSGSSSRVDYEEDSSSSPDDDDEDF